A genome region from Hemitrygon akajei chromosome 14, sHemAka1.3, whole genome shotgun sequence includes the following:
- the LOC140738597 gene encoding ATP-sensitive inward rectifier potassium channel 8-like: protein MLARKSIIPEEYVLARIAAENVRQPRYTIRPRQPRFINKNGACNAAHKNIREQGRFLQDVFTTLVDLKWRYTLFIFTMSFLCSWLLFAMMWWLVAFAHGDLDHRQSTSFEPCVTKVRSFTSAFLFSIEVQVTIGFGGRMMTEECPMAITVLIMQNISGLIINAVMLGCIFMKTAQAHRRAETLIFSRHAVVGLRNGKLCFMFRVGDLRKSMIISASVRMQVVRKTTTTEGEVIPIHQIDILVDNPIDSNTIFLVAPLTVCHVIDKRSPLYEISATDLQHQNLEVIVILEGVVETTGITTQARTSYIAEEILWGYRFVPIVTEEDGTYSVDYSKFGNRIKVATPRCTARELDEQPSILIQTLQRSELSHQNSLRKRSSMRRNNSMRRNNSSLLIPKVQFLTPEGNIDAADSEFN, encoded by the coding sequence ATGTTGGCCAGGAAGAGCATCATCCCAGAGGAGTACGTCCTGGCCCGGATCGCGGCTGAGAACGTCCGGCAGCCCCGCTATACAATACGTCCTCGCCAGCCCCGCTTTATTAACAAGAACGGAGCTTGCAACGCGGCGCACAAGAACATCAGGGAGCAAGGTCGCTTCCTGCAGGATGTCTTCACCACCCTGGTGGACCTGAAGTGGCGCTACACCCTTTTCATCTTCACCATGTCCTTCCTCTGCAGTTGGCTCCTCTTCGCCATGATGTGGTGGCTGGTGGCTTTCGCACACGGGGACCTGGACCACAGACAGAGCACGTCCTTTGAGCCGTGCGTCACCAAGGTGAGATCCTTCACCTCGGCCTTCCTCTTCTCCATCGAGGTGCAGGTCACCATCGGCTTCGGCGGCAGGATGATGACCGAGGAGTGCCCCATGGCCATCACCGTGCTCATCATGCAGAACATCTCGGGGCTGATCATCAACGCCGTCATGCTGGGCTGCATCTTCATGAAGACGGCTCAGGCTCACCGGAGAGCGGAGACGCTGATCTTCAGCCGGCACGCCGTGGTCGGCCTGAGGAACGGCAAGCTCTGCTTTATGTTCAGAGTGGGCGACCTGAGGAAGAGCATGATCATCAGCGCCTCCGTCCGGATGCAGGTTGTGAGGAAGACCACCACCACAGAGGGAGAAGTTATCCCCATCCACCAGATCGACATCCTGGTGGACAACCCCATCGACAGCAACACCATCTTCCTGGTGGCGCCGCTCACCGTCTGCCACGTTATAGACAAGCGGAGCCCTCTCTACGAGATCTCGGCCACTGACCTGCAGCACCAGAACCTGGAGGTGATCGTCATACTGGAAGGCGTAGTGGAGACCACTGgcatcaccacccaggccaggacGTCTTACATCGCCGAGGAGATCCTGTGGGGCTACCGCTTCGTCCCGATCGTGACCGAGGAGGACGGTACCTACTCGGTGGATTACTCCAAGTTCGGCAACAGGATCAAAGTGGCAACTCCTCGCTGCACGGCCAGGGAGCTGGATGAGCAACCCTCCATCCTGATCCAGACCCTGCAGAGGAGTGAGCTCTCGCACCAGAACTCGCTGAGGAAGCGGAGTTCCATGAGGCGAAACAACTCAATGAGGAGGAACAACTCGTCCCTTCTGATCCCTAAAGTCCAATTCCTTACTCCCGAAGGCAATATTGATGCTGCTGACTCCGAGTTTAACTGA